From Miscanthus floridulus cultivar M001 chromosome 15, ASM1932011v1, whole genome shotgun sequence, the proteins below share one genomic window:
- the LOC136506972 gene encoding respiratory burst oxidase homolog protein A-like produces MAASPSLAVRLRLEFRRRGGAGRGHAGPHQGQQHCVAERRADGGGSAPQHVICGLRFISGGNKASYAWIEVQANFNRLARDGYLSRADFPKCIGMTESQEFAMELFDTLSRHRQMQVDKINKDELREIWQQITDNSFDSRLQIFFDM; encoded by the exons ATGGCGGCTTCTCCGTCCCTCGCCGTGCGGCTCCGGTTGGAGTTCCGACGACGGGGAGGAGCTGGTCGAGGTCACGCTGGACCTCATCAAGGACAACAACATTGTGTTGCGGAGCGTCGAGCCGACGGCGGCGGCTCCGCCCCGCAGCACGTGATctgcggcctccgcttcatcagcGGCGGCAACAAGGCCAGCTACGCCTGGATCGAGGTCCAGGCCAACTTCAACCGCCTCGCGCGCGATGGCTACCTCTCCCGCGCCGACTTCCCCAAATGCATAG GGATGACGGAGTCGCAGGAGTTCGCGATGGAGCTTTTCGACACGCTGAGCCGCCACCGGCAGATGCAGGTGgataagatcaacaaggatgAGCTGCGTGAGATCTGGCAGCAGATCACCGACAACAGCTTCGACTCGCGCCTTCAGATTTTCTTCGACATGTAA